Proteins co-encoded in one Campylobacter concisus genomic window:
- the gatA gene encoding Asp-tRNA(Asn)/Glu-tRNA(Gln) amidotransferase subunit GatA, with amino-acid sequence MVTLKEALKFSAEEIRNLRAELEAKIIKEKELGAYVEQLANLEIAKLGEGVPIAIKDNIQVKGWSVTSASKILQGYVAPYNATVIEKLLSKNLAPFGRTNMDEFAMGSTTESSFYGKTLNPLNHAHVPGGSSGGSAAAVAAGLAVAALGSDTGGSIRQPAAFCGCVGLKPTYGRVSRYGLGAYSSSLDQIGPIAQNVEDAAILYDAIAGHDPKDSTSADVPFVSISDKIDGNKKLKICVIKNYVENASEQTKAALNLAIEKLKSHGHSVTYTNFEDSKYDVAAYYIIATAEASANLSRYDGVRYGRCAEARNLKELYVNSRSEGFGEEVKRRILLGTFVLSSGYYDAYYIKAQKARAHIKAQYEKILEENDLIFMPVAPSTAYKFGAHSDPLQAYLSDIYTISVNLAGLPAISVPVGKDDQNLNVSAQLIAKAWDEQTLINGAKSLENLIKG; translated from the coding sequence GTGGTAACTTTAAAAGAAGCTTTGAAATTTTCAGCTGAAGAGATAAGAAATTTAAGAGCCGAGCTTGAGGCAAAGATCATAAAAGAAAAAGAGCTTGGCGCTTATGTCGAGCAGCTAGCAAATTTAGAGATCGCAAAACTAGGCGAGGGCGTGCCTATCGCTATAAAAGACAACATCCAAGTAAAAGGCTGGAGCGTCACAAGTGCTTCTAAAATTTTACAAGGCTACGTAGCACCTTATAACGCAACCGTTATCGAGAAGCTACTTAGCAAAAATTTAGCTCCATTTGGTCGCACAAATATGGACGAATTTGCGATGGGAAGCACGACTGAGAGCTCATTTTACGGCAAAACACTAAACCCACTAAATCATGCTCACGTCCCAGGTGGCAGTAGTGGTGGCTCAGCAGCAGCAGTCGCAGCTGGTCTTGCAGTCGCAGCACTTGGTAGCGACACTGGTGGCTCGATCCGCCAGCCAGCGGCATTTTGCGGATGCGTGGGACTTAAGCCAACTTACGGCAGAGTGAGCAGATATGGCCTTGGTGCCTACTCAAGCAGTCTTGATCAAATAGGCCCGATCGCTCAAAACGTAGAAGACGCAGCCATTTTATATGATGCTATCGCTGGACATGACCCAAAAGATAGCACGAGCGCAGATGTGCCATTTGTGAGCATTAGCGACAAGATAGATGGCAACAAAAAACTAAAAATTTGCGTCATTAAAAACTACGTCGAAAACGCAAGCGAGCAGACAAAAGCTGCTTTAAATCTAGCAATCGAGAAGCTAAAATCACACGGTCACAGCGTAACTTACACAAATTTTGAAGACTCAAAATATGACGTCGCAGCTTACTACATCATCGCAACTGCAGAGGCAAGCGCAAATTTAAGCCGCTACGATGGCGTAAGATACGGCAGATGCGCAGAGGCTAGAAATTTAAAAGAGCTATATGTAAATTCACGCTCAGAGGGCTTTGGCGAAGAGGTAAAAAGAAGAATTTTGCTTGGTACATTTGTACTAAGTAGCGGATACTACGATGCTTACTACATCAAAGCGCAAAAAGCAAGAGCGCATATAAAAGCTCAGTACGAGAAAATTTTAGAAGAAAATGATCTCATCTTCATGCCAGTTGCTCCAAGCACAGCTTATAAATTTGGAGCACACAGCGATCCGCTTCAGGCCTATCTAAGCGACATTTACACTATCAGCGTAAATTTAGCAGGCCTACCAGCTATCTCTGTGCCAGTTGGCAAAGATGATCAAAATTTAAACGTGAGCGCTCAGCTCATCGCAAAAGCGTGGGACGAACAGACCTTGATAAATGGTGCTAAGAGCCTAGAAAATTTAATAAAAGGATAA
- a CDS encoding MmcQ/YjbR family DNA-binding protein — MKRSEIEKYIKEKFNVLGEQIFPKYPNFSAFRHKKNEKWFALLMQLSASKLGLESDEMIEVLNLKCSPDLAMVLVDERQIFKAYHMNKKHWISVNLNSKISQKTVFDLIDESFSLSK, encoded by the coding sequence TTGAAACGAAGCGAGATTGAAAAATATATAAAAGAGAAATTTAACGTTTTAGGCGAGCAAATTTTCCCAAAATATCCAAATTTTAGTGCCTTTCGTCACAAGAAAAATGAGAAGTGGTTTGCACTACTTATGCAGTTAAGCGCTAGCAAGCTTGGTCTTGAAAGTGACGAGATGATAGAAGTTTTAAATCTAAAATGCAGCCCAGATCTAGCCATGGTACTAGTTGATGAGCGGCAAATTTTTAAGGCATATCATATGAACAAAAAGCACTGGATAAGTGTAAATTTAAACTCCAAAATCTCACAAAAAACAGTTTTTGATCTGATAGATGAAAGCTTTAGCTTAAGCAAATAA
- the guaB gene encoding IMP dehydrogenase — translation MKIVKRALTFEDVLLVPQYSEILPKQVDVKTRISKNVTLNIPIVSAAMDTVTEHRTAIMMARLGGIGVIHKNMDVESQAKEVKRVKKSESGVIIDPIFINPEATVAEALSLMSDLHISGVPVIDKDRKLIGILTNRDLRFETNMSTLVKDRMTKAPLITAPKGCTLDDAEKIFSQNRVEKLPIVDKDGRLDGLITIKDLKKRKEYPNANKDSYGRLRVAAAIGVGQIDRAKALVDAGVDVIVIDSAHGHSKGIIDTLKEVKANFNVDVVAGNIANPAAVKDLAEAGADGIKVGIGPGSICTTRIVAGVGVPQISAIDDCASEAAKYGIPVIADGGLKYSGDVAKALAAGAACVMAGSLLAGCEESPGELITFQGRQYKVYRGMGSIGAMTKGSSDRYFQEGTAQDKLVPEGIEGRVPFAGSIKDVIHQLIGGLRSAMGYVGAKDIPTLQERAEFVEITSAGLKESHVHDVVITHEAPNYKVN, via the coding sequence ATGAAGATAGTAAAGAGAGCTTTAACATTTGAGGATGTGCTTCTTGTGCCGCAATACTCTGAAATTTTGCCAAAGCAAGTTGATGTAAAAACCAGGATCAGCAAAAATGTCACGCTAAATATCCCGATCGTCTCTGCTGCGATGGATACGGTGACTGAGCATAGAACTGCTATCATGATGGCAAGGCTCGGCGGTATCGGCGTCATCCACAAAAATATGGATGTCGAAAGCCAAGCAAAAGAGGTCAAACGCGTCAAAAAAAGCGAAAGTGGCGTCATCATCGATCCTATCTTTATAAATCCAGAAGCAACCGTGGCTGAAGCTCTAAGCCTTATGTCAGATCTTCATATTTCAGGCGTTCCAGTCATCGACAAAGACCGCAAACTAATAGGAATTTTAACAAACCGCGATTTGAGATTTGAGACAAATATGAGCACTTTGGTAAAAGACCGCATGACAAAAGCGCCACTTATCACTGCACCAAAGGGCTGCACGCTTGATGATGCGGAGAAAATTTTCTCTCAAAATAGGGTTGAGAAGCTACCTATCGTCGATAAAGACGGCAGACTTGACGGCCTTATCACCATAAAAGATCTAAAAAAACGTAAAGAGTATCCAAACGCAAACAAAGATAGCTATGGCAGACTTCGCGTGGCTGCGGCTATTGGCGTGGGTCAGATAGACCGCGCTAAAGCGCTAGTCGATGCTGGCGTAGATGTCATCGTCATCGACTCAGCTCACGGCCACTCAAAGGGCATCATCGACACTTTAAAAGAGGTAAAAGCAAATTTTAATGTCGATGTCGTAGCTGGCAATATCGCAAACCCAGCAGCCGTAAAAGACCTAGCAGAAGCAGGAGCAGACGGCATAAAAGTGGGCATCGGACCAGGATCTATTTGTACTACAAGGATCGTTGCTGGCGTTGGCGTGCCTCAAATTTCAGCGATTGATGACTGCGCAAGCGAAGCAGCAAAATACGGCATCCCAGTTATTGCTGATGGTGGTTTAAAATACTCAGGCGACGTGGCAAAAGCCCTTGCAGCAGGTGCAGCTTGCGTTATGGCTGGTAGCTTGCTTGCAGGTTGCGAGGAGAGCCCAGGTGAGCTTATAACATTCCAAGGTCGCCAGTATAAAGTATATCGTGGCATGGGCTCAATAGGCGCTATGACAAAGGGCAGCTCGGACCGCTACTTCCAAGAGGGCACCGCTCAAGACAAGCTTGTGCCTGAAGGCATCGAAGGCCGTGTGCCATTTGCTGGCAGCATAAAAGATGTGATACATCAGCTAATAGGCGGCCTAAGAAGCGCTATGGGCTATGTTGGCGCAAAAGACATCCCAACTCTTCAAGAAAGAGCTGAATTTGTCGAGATAACAAGCGCAGGACTAAAAGAGAGCCACGTCCATGACGTAGTTATCACTCACGAGGCACCAAACTACAAAGTTAATTAG
- the xseB gene encoding exodeoxyribonuclease VII small subunit: MEQKEQSFEEKLALADKILNDLNKDDVSLENSIKLHEQGKKLLNEAREILENAKLSIKQVDDE, from the coding sequence ATGGAGCAAAAAGAGCAAAGCTTTGAAGAAAAATTAGCCCTAGCAGATAAAATTTTAAACGATCTAAACAAAGATGATGTGAGCTTAGAAAATAGCATAAAGCTGCACGAACAAGGCAAAAAACTTTTAAATGAAGCAAGAGAAATTTTAGAAAATGCAAAACTTAGCATAAAGCAGGTGGATGATGAGTAG
- the metX gene encoding homoserine O-acetyltransferase MetX, translating into MLDLQTRTIKFNEPLYLESGRMLSNFKLIYETYGTLNADKSNVIVICHALTGSHHAAGTYAGDEKAGWWDGLIGSKKAVDTDKFYVICVNILGSCFGSTSPLSVDRSSGKEYRLNFPVLAISDVVKAQMRLFSELGITRARAVIGGSLGGMQALCYAIEFPEFAQDIIMLASTYQTKPWAIAFNKIAIEAILNDENFKNGEYDAELIRKNGLKGMAYGRMAGHISFLSPDSMDEKFGRNYVETDGLYELSGRFQVDRYMEYNGYNFPKRFDPLSYLYIVKMMNIFDCTRHYDNLKDALAPIKANLHLIAFKGDLLFPPCCMREIYDTLCEMGRGENTNFVEIDSNYGHDAFLVEIEKFDGYIKNILKG; encoded by the coding sequence GTGTTAGACCTGCAAACTAGAACTATTAAATTTAACGAGCCACTCTATCTTGAGAGTGGCCGTATGCTATCAAATTTCAAGCTTATTTACGAGACTTACGGCACGCTAAATGCTGATAAAAGCAACGTTATCGTGATTTGTCACGCCCTAACTGGCTCGCACCACGCTGCTGGCACATACGCAGGCGATGAGAAAGCTGGCTGGTGGGACGGGCTAATAGGCAGTAAAAAGGCGGTCGATACGGATAAATTTTACGTTATTTGCGTAAATATCTTAGGCTCGTGCTTTGGCTCGACCTCGCCGCTAAGCGTTGATCGAAGTAGCGGCAAAGAGTATAGGCTAAATTTCCCAGTCCTTGCCATAAGCGACGTGGTAAAGGCGCAGATGAGGCTATTTAGCGAGCTTGGCATCACGAGAGCAAGAGCCGTGATAGGCGGTAGTCTTGGTGGTATGCAGGCACTTTGCTACGCTATCGAGTTTCCAGAATTTGCACAAGATATCATAATGCTAGCAAGCACCTACCAGACTAAGCCATGGGCGATAGCGTTTAACAAAATCGCCATCGAAGCCATTTTAAACGATGAAAATTTCAAAAACGGCGAATACGACGCGGAATTGATAAGAAAAAATGGTCTAAAAGGTATGGCTTACGGCAGGATGGCGGGCCATATAAGCTTTTTAAGCCCTGATAGTATGGATGAGAAATTTGGACGAAACTACGTAGAAACTGACGGTCTTTACGAGCTTTCTGGGCGCTTTCAGGTGGATCGCTACATGGAGTACAACGGCTACAACTTCCCAAAGAGGTTTGACCCACTAAGCTACCTATACATCGTAAAAATGATGAACATCTTTGACTGTACAAGACACTATGACAACCTAAAAGACGCCCTTGCGCCGATCAAAGCAAATTTGCATCTAATTGCTTTCAAAGGCGATCTGCTCTTTCCGCCGTGCTGCATGAGAGAGATTTATGACACGCTTTGTGAGATGGGGCGAGGAGAGAATACAAATTTTGTAGAGATAGATAGCAACTACGGCCACGACGCCTTTTTGGTCGAGATAGAAAAATTTGATGGATATATAAAAAATATATTAAAAGGATAG
- the murC gene encoding UDP-N-acetylmuramate--L-alanine ligase: MKKVHFIGIGGIGISAIARFLHEKGHKISGSDIKESKTTLELKDEGIEVITPHCKEAIKDQDFVVYSAAIKEDNIELVEARRKGIKCFSRKEILPYVLEDKCVFAVAGAHGKSTTSAMLASLIEGSVIIGAISKQFGSNMRYAKSDNVVFEADESDSSFLNSNPYLAIVTNAEPEHMEHYDYDLAKFYAAYKGFLERAKVRVINAEDEFLSTLKLDAIRLYPSTDITELRMVVRDYQPYTSFNLKNLGKFEAFGMGEHIAIDASLAILAAMHETPLKDIRENLLNFKGIKKRFDILSANKNFVLIDDYAHHPTEIKATLKSVFEYAKILGINSVTAIFQPHRYTRLSTNLPGFKECFKGVDELVILPVYAAGENPIEVDMKSEFSEYNPIFTDKVERVEEGIEFTDEFGVKNRLSDGIVVGFGAGDISVQLRGGY, translated from the coding sequence ATCAAAAAAGTCCATTTCATCGGCATCGGCGGCATCGGCATCTCAGCCATCGCTAGATTTTTACACGAAAAAGGCCACAAGATAAGCGGTAGTGACATCAAAGAGAGTAAAACGACGCTTGAGCTAAAAGATGAAGGTATCGAGGTCATCACGCCGCACTGCAAAGAGGCGATAAAAGACCAAGACTTTGTGGTCTATTCAGCTGCGATAAAAGAGGATAATATCGAGCTAGTGGAGGCCAGACGAAAGGGCATAAAGTGCTTTTCAAGAAAAGAAATTTTGCCTTATGTGCTTGAGGATAAGTGCGTCTTTGCGGTAGCTGGCGCGCACGGCAAGAGTACTACTTCAGCGATGCTAGCAAGCCTTATCGAAGGCTCAGTCATCATCGGCGCCATCTCAAAGCAGTTTGGCTCAAATATGCGCTACGCTAAAAGCGATAACGTCGTATTTGAGGCTGATGAGAGCGACTCTAGCTTTCTAAACTCAAACCCATATCTAGCCATCGTCACAAACGCAGAGCCAGAGCACATGGAGCACTACGATTATGATCTAGCTAAATTTTACGCAGCATACAAGGGCTTTTTAGAGCGCGCGAAGGTTAGAGTGATAAACGCTGAGGACGAGTTTTTAAGCACGCTTAAGCTTGATGCGATCAGGCTTTACCCAAGCACCGACATCACGGAGCTTAGGATGGTGGTAAGAGACTATCAGCCATACACCAGCTTTAATCTTAAAAATTTAGGCAAATTTGAAGCCTTTGGCATGGGTGAGCACATCGCCATAGACGCATCTTTGGCTATTCTTGCTGCGATGCATGAGACACCGCTTAAAGACATCAGAGAAAATTTACTAAATTTTAAAGGCATCAAAAAGCGTTTTGACATCCTTAGCGCAAACAAAAATTTCGTCCTAATCGACGACTACGCGCACCATCCAACCGAGATAAAAGCAACGCTAAAATCAGTCTTTGAATACGCCAAAATTTTAGGCATAAACAGTGTTACAGCGATATTTCAGCCACACCGCTACACAAGACTTAGCACAAATTTACCTGGCTTTAAAGAGTGCTTTAAAGGCGTTGATGAGCTTGTCATTTTGCCAGTTTATGCAGCTGGAGAAAATCCGATTGAAGTTGATATGAAGAGCGAGTTTAGCGAGTATAACCCGATCTTTACAGACAAGGTCGAGAGGGTAGAAGAGGGGATAGAATTTACAGATGAATTTGGCGTGAAAAACCGCCTAAGTGATGGCATCGTAGTTGGCTTTGGAGCGGGCGATATCAGCGTGCAGCTAAGAGGCGGATATTAA
- a CDS encoding carbon-nitrogen hydrolase family protein: MSRICALQLPTQPLSEARLDYYLKICADENARLVVLGEYVLNSFFKELISMPKSLIKEQSERKKEALFAMAKKYDLNIVAPIVNLKGKEIFKSLAKFTPTQVKLYDQQILMPYAHWNEAKFFNNTSDELNLPVFTYDKFKVGVMFGYEAHFDVCWAYMSAKKVDIVLVPTACTFFSQARWEELLKVRAFTNNVYVLRVNRVGSHKSEDAQWSFYGDSMLINPFGEVKNRLGKNEEMMIDELSKKELSEARSTWGFMQIEAKFKR; this comes from the coding sequence ATGAGTAGAATTTGTGCTCTTCAGCTACCAACGCAGCCTTTAAGCGAAGCTAGGCTTGATTATTACCTAAAAATTTGTGCGGACGAAAACGCAAGACTTGTTGTCCTTGGCGAATACGTGCTAAATAGCTTTTTTAAAGAGCTCATTAGCATGCCAAAAAGCCTTATAAAAGAGCAGAGCGAGCGCAAAAAAGAGGCTCTTTTTGCAATGGCAAAAAAGTATGATCTAAATATCGTTGCACCCATTGTAAATCTAAAAGGCAAGGAAATTTTTAAAAGTCTAGCCAAATTTACCCCAACACAAGTCAAGCTATATGATCAGCAAATTCTCATGCCTTACGCTCACTGGAATGAGGCGAAATTCTTTAATAACACAAGCGATGAGCTAAATTTGCCTGTCTTTACATATGATAAATTTAAGGTCGGCGTCATGTTTGGCTATGAGGCGCACTTTGATGTGTGCTGGGCGTATATGAGCGCTAAGAAGGTCGATATCGTGCTCGTGCCAACGGCTTGTACATTTTTCTCGCAGGCGCGCTGGGAGGAGCTTTTAAAGGTTAGAGCCTTTACAAACAACGTCTACGTGCTCCGCGTAAACCGCGTAGGAAGCCATAAAAGTGAGGATGCGCAGTGGAGCTTTTACGGCGATTCGATGCTTATTAATCCGTTTGGTGAAGTTAAAAATAGGCTCGGAAAAAATGAAGAGATGATGATAGATGAGCTTAGCAAAAAGGAGCTTAGCGAGGCTAGAAGCACTTGGGGTTTTATGCAGATAGAGGCTAAATTTAAAAGATAA